Proteins from a genomic interval of Amphiura filiformis chromosome 9, Afil_fr2py, whole genome shotgun sequence:
- the LOC140160177 gene encoding uncharacterized protein has protein sequence MLIQFLLVRLSLLSMWDVVNGKLTEVEIVRVVQMLAEGQTQRYAAEQLGVSPSVINRAYHRYLEDGLYGRVPGQGRKRITTPRQDRNLQLLARRNRQSTARSINMDFCRGAGVRMSNETVRSCLHEDK, from the coding sequence ATGTTAATTCAATTTCTACTGGTACGGCTCAGTCTTCTGAGCATGTGGGATGTTGTTAATGGCAAATTGACCGAGGTTGAGATTGTTAGGGTTGTCCAGATGCTTGCAGAAGGTCAAACACAGCGTTATGCAGCTGAGCAGCTTGGGGTATCCCCCAGTGTCATTAATCGTGCATATCATCGCTACCTGGAAGATGGTCTGTATGGCAGAGTACCAGGCCAAGGCCGCAAACGTATCACAACCCCCCGGCAAGACCGTAATCTCCAGTTGCTTGCTCGTCGGAACCGCCAGAGTACAGCAAGATCCATAAATATGGACTTCTGCAGAGGGGCTGGTGTGCGTATGAGCAATGAAACAGTAAGGAGTTGTTTGCATGAAGACAAATGA